GAAAGAATGAACAGCATTTGACAGTGACCACTCCTTGAAAACAAGTATATCTCAAGTACCAACAATCATCCTTTTCACCAAAGCCTTACCTGCACTTTTTGCAttaattatcagttgtttcgcttttcGCTtattagattaacgacttctcttttacgaagtccattaagtaattttctgtaattgtacttaattattcatttcatattccaccctccatctaccCGGTTTCACCAAACCATTCACGCCCCTCGCCCTTTTCAAACTCCTTTCACACAAAGGAATGTACGACCAAAAATGATTAACTTTAAAAATGAAATGTTTATTAACTAATCAATGATGGAACGCTTAATGGAGATAAAGACCAGACCGTTTCGAACGAAAACAACACTCTTTCAaccacacgttcacacacacacacacacgcacacacacacacacacacacacacacacacacacacttccacatgtCGTTTGCAACATTTGGAGTTAGCCACGATATATGgatgcagttttcagtttcagtttcactttctcaaggaggcgtcactgcgttcggacaaatccatacacgctacaccacatctgttgagcagatgcctgaccagcagcataacccaacgcgcttagtcaggccttgagtgcatgcttacatatttgtgtacctatgaaagtggatttcattttatgtaatttcgccagaggacaacactctcgttgccatgggttctttttcagtgcgccaagtgcgtgctgcacacgggacctcggtttatcgtctcatccgaaagactagacgctcagtttgattttccagtcaaacttaggagaaagggcgagagcgggattcgaacccacaccctcacggactctctgtattggcagctgagcgtcttaaccattctgccaccttcctcctatggaTGCAGTGAGTGCTGAATGTCCATCTTGAACATGCACGCTCCTCCCAGTCCACTGTCTTTCTCTAGTGTGTGCAAGACCCCAACTCGCCATGACCAGTCCCATGAATTGCCTCTTTACGATAGTATTGATACACAGTGACCGGGTTGAAGTATACAAACGTCCTTGGGATAACCACTCCAATGGTGACCTCGATAAGAACGAACACAGACCACGATAAGAACGCATACCCAAAttgaaacactccactgttggacgccgttctttctctgtttctggaccttgcatttggaatgaacttcttctttcgcttcgtcaggtctccgcactcagctcttttaagtctggccttaaaacccacctctttccaatatagctcccttcccctgcctctttcttgtctttagtttcttcttcaggtttagagttatgcatgcgtgtgaatgactggtgtgaaagcgctttgatttttctatgcacaagattcagcgctatattattattattattattacacaagtAACTGTTCATACGGCACACATCAACGCTGATGGAAGTTTAATTTACACAGTTCTTGCCTTGTACGATTCACATGAGTAACTAATCTCAAGATGAGAGCGACCTTAACACTGTCTGCGCTGCTTACAGCTTCTGTTCCGCGACGACGTACATATGTACTGCTTCAAGAGCGCGCAGCGATGAGAATGAAAATGTTCGCTGTACACAGTTCTTGTATTATGGTGTACAAAGATCACCTCCCCCTTGCAAGTATCACACGAGGTCAGGGACGCTGAATATTCTAACAGATGATTCTAAAACGGAGTTCAAGTTCAAGTATCAAGTGTTTTGCGATTAGTCCACCGCACAGGACTCGAATATAACAACAGAAAAATTAAGCAGCGATGACTCTAAAGGGATTTACCACACACCGACCTACATCATTTTACTTTTGTTCCTTTCATCAACGCGGTTTCGTTGCCATGCCGATTTCTGTGACAGTGGCCCTCCCTCACCTTGCCTCCCTCATCAGTATCGGTCCTCTCAATGATGTGGTTTACCTgccccattaaccctttcaccgccagtcaatttagaatacaaaatttccttgtggtataaacacagaaaagacagtggctaagaatagctggggattccccctgcgatgtatagaaaatatggcctatcctataaacgaacattaagagcagtaggttcattgataacagaccaatgaatggtcacctttcagtgacatggatcctctaccacgcctgcgcataaatgcgagcttggcggtgaaagggttaaagttatCCTCCCTCTTGCTATGTCATGGCAGTGAATGCTGCTCGGGCCTTCCGCACATCACGCTTTCTTTGCGCCTCGGTGATgagcctggcttcagctgcacgggctcctgtggtgatcctGCTGCGCCAATCTGGACcatccagagcaagcgtctctcacgtgttgatgtcgacgctcaggtctttgaaggacgctttgaggcagtctttgtagtgtTTCTTCTGcactccaactgagcgcttgccctgacacagttctccgtacaacagctgcttaggcagtcggctgtctggcattctgaccgtATGTCCAGCCCACAtagcttgggctttctgcaggagggtgtagatgcTGCAGAGGCCaactcgttccaggacttccgtgttgTGGACATTGTCCTGCCACCTGGTGTGGAGGAGTCTGTGGAGACAGCTtaggtggaagcgattgagctgtttggtgtgtctgccgtagacagtccaggtcttgcTGGCAAAAATGATGGTGGTAAGAACCACTGCACAGTGGAACTGCTTGGTGGTagcgctgagtcctctccgctcccaggcactctcacggagtctcccaaaggcggtgcTGGCTTTgacgatcctgttgttgacctcagcgtctatgttcacaaGCGTGTACTTTCACGAAAAAGTGTGttgcccaggtaggtgaagttgtcaACTGCCTGGAAGTTCTGCCCCTTCATTGTGATGCGCGGCTCCTGATATGGCTCTCTTGGGGCATGCTGGTACGTAATTTCGGTCTTTATTGTttcagggtattgagataagcacaataACAAAAATGCTTTTCCACTCAGCACTGGGGTacagaatttaaaaagaaaagcacaagaagaagaaaaaatagagataaacttgaaacaggaagaagagttaaagagacagaggaggtgtgtgagagtgaggaGCGTAAAGAAgtgaaaagatgaaatgagagagagggagagagacagagacagacagacagacagacggacagacagacagacccccccacacacacacacacacacgcacacacacacacacacacacacacacacacacacacacacacacacacacacacacacaggagagagagagagagagaacaaaacgaaTTTGTATTGTTCCAGGGTATTAAGGACAAAACAAGAATGCTGTTTTTCCCACCAAGCTATGGAGTACAGAATAAAGAAAGCAAAGGTcaagaaagaataaagagagaagattgaaataggaagaagagaggaagagagcagagaagagaagagaaaagatgaaTGATAAACAACAATTTAAAGAACTCCATTCCGAATGTGTTGACGGTAAAATCGCTAACGTGTCCATGTTGGTGTGTTGACAGAAACCAAACTGGGACAGATATGTCCAGGTTACAGCTTCACCCATTGTGTAGCTGGTGCAGAGTGTGTTGACACACCTGATTATGTTTTTCAgtgccgtaagtgtgtgtgtgtgtgtgtgtgtgtgcgtgcgtgcgtgcgtgcgtgtgtgtgtatgtgtgtgtgtgtgtgtgtgtgtgcgtgtgtgtgtgtgtgtgtgtgtgtgtgtgtgtgtgtgtgtgtgtgtgtgtatgcgtttgtatgcatgcgtatagttattcatgtgtgttcatgtatgtccataagtgtgtatgtgtgtgtgtgtgtgtgcgtgtgtgtgtgtgtgtgtgtatgtgtgtgtgtgtgtgtgtgtgtgtgtttctatgcatGTGTATAGTTAttcatgtgtgttcatgtatgtccataagtatgtatgtgtgcgtgtgtgtgcgtgcgtgcgttcgtgtgtgtgtgtgtgtgtgtgtgtgtgtgtgtgtgtgtgttttccacgagcgtatgtgtgtgtgtgatatgtgtatacatgtacgtacgtgtgtgtttgtgtatgtgaatttGCCCGTGCGCATACGTGATGTGTGTATGCGATTGggcacggtttgtgtgtgtgcgtgtgtgaagggaACATCATATGCACCGTGGACTGACTTGTCATGTGATGTGTGGTCAACAGGACTATCTGTGGGACAGACATGCACCAACACATCACAGTGTGTACCTGATACAGAATGTCATGATACTGATGGTGGTGGCAACAAGCAGTGCAGTGAGTTGTCTTCTTTACTTTCATTTTTCCCCCCACGTCTTGAGGTTAGAGTGGATGCtgctgttgataatgatggtgtgtgtgtgtgtgtgtgtgtgtgtgtgtgtgtgtgtgtgtgtgtgtgtgtgtgtgtgtgtgttgccttttctatgtgtgcgtgtgtgagtgtgtgcttgtgtgtgtgtatgtggggtcgggtgtgtgtgtgtgtgtatttgtgtgtgtgtctgtgtctgtgtctgtgtgtctgtgtgtgtctgtgtgtgtgtctgtgtttatgtgtgtccatgtgtgtgtgtgtttcaaagagtGATTGCCTACTTGTGTTAtcactgttttattttattttttcagataCATTCTAACTTCGTTATCTAAATATCATACTAATCAAATAAGGTGATGAATTATCCAGCAGTAACCCAGCAcaatcatatgtgtgtgtttcaggaatcCTTCCTGGTAGTCCTGTGAACTGTGCTGGTGACAACGACAAGTGTGTGACCACAGCTGTGTGTGAAGTCACCACCTGCAgtacgtaggcacacacacacacacacacacacacacacacacacacacacacacacacacacacacacacacacacacacacacgtgaccaaAACGAAGTTGTCTGGGATTAATAAACTTCAGAAATTATAATATCTTATAAAACAGTGTTAGGCATTGACATCGTAATTTAGCAGGAAGAGGAAATACACCAGTGTTGACTATTTTAGCGAGTCAGCAAGTAATGTCTTGGCACGATGATTTACACTGTTGTGTGGATTTCAGGGATGTTATTGCTTTTCCCTGATTCTGATTTTTATAGCATTTCATTTACATGATAAATACTTCTTTACAGTGATTTGTTCGTGCTAATTGAAGGTATCCTTTTACATTGCAATCATGAAAATTACCTATGCTGGAACTTCACACGGAAATCACTTTTACATGGCTTTAAGGAaaagggggtgagtggggtgggtaggagaaTCAGCAACATTATAGATCTAATCCATGGAAGAGCAATGTAGATGTGTTTATGTGATTTTCTCAAATGTCCCACACGACGTGTTGACAGAAACCAACGTGGGAAAGACGTGTATATCTTACATCAATGACTTTTGTAGAAATGGCACAGAGTGCATTGACACAGGCAACAGCTTCCGGTGCTGtaagtatgtgtgttgtgtgtgtgtgtgtgtgtgtgtgtgtgtgtgtgtgtgtgtgtgtgtgtgtgtgtgtgtgtgtgtgtgtgtgtgtgtgtgtgtgtgtgtgtgtgtgtgtgtgtgtgtgtgtgtgcttttgtgtatgtgtgtgtgtgtgttttgtgtgtgtgtgcgtgtgtgcgtgtgtgtgtgttctgtgtgtgtgtgtgtgtatgtgtgtgtgtgtgtgtgtgtgtgtgtgtgtgtgtgtgtgcttttgtgtatgtgtgtctgtgtttgtatgtttgtgtgtgtttctgtgaatgttcgtgttcgttctttagtttaacgtcttttcactgtaaatgatattagtcgagggtaggaaaaaaatcgagtgggtggagggggcggggaaattactgtgtacgcatgcgagtaagtgaaagtgtgtgtgtgtgtgtgtgtgtgtgtgtgtgtgtgtgtgtgtgtgtgtgtgtgtgtgtgtgtgtgtgtgcgcgcgtgcatgtgtgtgtgtgtgtatgtgtgtgtgtgtgtgtgtgtgtgtgtgttacatatagaaaatgattgatttgaagttttgtttaaaaagcaacaacataacaatataacatatttctaatgaaaatctaacaactataacagtgaaccaactggactatttaacaaggagttgaaaaaagtcatacattagcaatggactgctgaagatcgtgaacactgaagatgatttcagctCAGGGACTTAAACATATCACAatttggtatatgatcggctgctatgtgagcaccacagatgcaagaaacattactgacatattttgtctaaaacaattcattttccatctgcagattagagaaatgatttgccctcttatgaaaatcattatggtaatgttttcccatgaaaccatacattttctgtacattcttatgtaactccgagttaccagtgtgtttttcttcaagccgaaattttgaccattggactttttctaccatggtgtaacattcctgtagtgaaagcgaaatattcaaatctaactccttcgtggaacttctagctccttttttttagccaaaatgtcaactttttcattatagtaaaaaccgcaatgagaaggaatccagcaaaaggttatataagagcctcttagtaagactTCGTGAaacaaatggttgatttcaataatgagttcatatctaaccgtttcttttataagttcaatagcgtaaagaactgatttagaatcaacacaaaatagaatctgaatgTGCGCTAGCTTGTGTGTGCAAGCTTCTGTGAATGTGcaccaccttgtgtgtgtgtgtgtgtgtgtgtgtgtgtgtgtgtgtgtgtgtgtgtgtgtgtgtttgtgtgtgtgtgtgtgtgtgtggtgggggggggagcggggggatgcacgtgtgtatacgtatgtgtgcatgtgtctttgtgcacacgtgtatgcttgtgtgcttGTATGAGTGCAttgatgggtatatatatatatatatatatatatatatatatatagagagagagagagagagagagagagagagagagagagaagtgtctgtgtctgtgtgtctgtgtctgtgtgtctgtctgtgtgtgtgcgtgctgcctGAGaatgtgcgtacttgtgtgttttgtgtttgtgttcagtattggagagaaagagggcggtGCATCGAATAACACCAATGGACAAAGTTGTTATGTTATTGTGTGGTCAACAGTATCGTCAGTGGGACAGCCATGCACTGATAATGTACAGTGTGCATGCGTACCTGATGCGGTGTGTCAGgacattggtggtggtgttaagcagtgcagtgagttgtgtcttcttccttcttttccactTTTTGAGGTtagaaaaaatgatgatgatgatgttgttgttgttgttgttgttgttgttgttgttggtggtggtggtggtggtggtggtggtgtgtgtgtgtgtgtgtgtgtgtgtgtgtgtgtgcgtgcgtgtgtgtgtgtgtgtgtgttttgtatgcgtgtgtgtgagtgtgttctttaAAGTACATATGGTACCAGCATTGTTTATCAATGTTTTCGTACAGGTAAATTGTAACTTCTTCACTTAGGTACCATAAAATAAATCAGGTGAATGGAAGCGACATCATATAAGTAAGACTGTAATAAGACTGTATAAGTAAGACGGTAATATTTCATGCAAACAAGAAAACATTCTGCAGGAGGTTCAAATGTTTTATGAATTTTTATATGAGGAATCAATTGTCGAGGACTGTAATGTAGATCTGCGAATAAATGATATACCAAAGCTAAATGTTAATGAAGCAAATAGATTAGAAGACAAGGTTATATTAGGAGAGGCAGAACATACATTGAGAAATATGAAAAACCACAAGATGGATTTAGAGCAGAATTGTTTTAATGATTttatttgggagggggtgggggtagggggataaGACCGTTCAGCCACTAAAATTAATGCTTATTTTGTAAAAGGAGAAATGTCTTGTATACAAAAACGAAGAATAATAACATGCAAACCAAAAGGATACAAAGATAGACGCATTAAAAAGCATTGATAATCTATATCACttctgaattatatatatatatatatatatatatatatatacatacatatatatatatatatatatatatatatatatatatatatatatatatatatatatatggatcattCTACTGCCATAGCAGACTGTGTTGCCAAAACGTGTAAACAAAGTTCAGACAGGTTTCTTGATGCGTAGATATATTGGGGATAATATTAGACTCATTTATGATACATCAGCATATTTAGATTAAACATTTTGCCGGGATTAATATTGAATATAGACTTCGAACAATCTTGTTATTGGGAACTTGATGCCCAAAGTATTGATGACTTTTGGCTTTCAAGAAGACATTTTATAACAACATTAAATCtagtgtcattgtcagtgttcaGATTTGTAATTGGTTTAATGCGCAGCGATGATGTAGACAGGGTAACCTTATATCGTCATGTTTGTTCATAATGTGTATTGACATATTGGCTATAGTGATACGTGAATGTAAGTGTGTTCGTGGCATTACTACAGTCAAGATATAACTCAGTACGCTGACGATACCGAATTTCTCTTAGTGGGTGATGGGAGGTAATTTGAAACTTTCATAAATATACTAGACATTTCTGAGCGAAAATCAGGATTGTACATGAACTATAGAAAAACCAGTGTGATATGGCTAGACAGTCGTAAAATCTCTTCAGTCCGTTACATGGATTATTTACAGATGGAAACCAAATGTATTATTCTTACCATGTGATATCATATCCTCGAAACCCCACATTCAATTGAAAATGAAGTATCATAACTGCTGTGAGTATGTTAACCTATCATAGCGTAATCGAGTTCCACTCATACATAAAATGCTCCAGTTGTTTCAAATctctgtttgtgtgcttgtttgtttgtttttctccatacTTTTATATACTTGCACTCCACCCCATTTCCctcttaaatgtttttttttttcaaaaacatcaGGCAAATAAATGCGATTACTTATCACCTTGTACATTTGCACTGAATAAAAAACAGGTTTTAAAAAGTAGATAAATCAGATGATGAATTATCCAACTGTAACTGAACtttgttctctgtgtctttcaggaATCCGTGTTGATAGTCGTAGGGAATGTGGTGGTGACAATACGTGTGTGGCCACTGCTGTATGTGAAAGTGGCTCCTgtagtaagtacacacacacacacacacacacacacacacacacacacacacacacacacacgcaacgcgaCTACTGtagttagtacacacacacacacacacacacacacacacacacacacacacacacacacacacacacaatttggcgacaattcagcggttaactgaGCTCTGCTAAATTGTTGCCAACGACAATTCAGCGGAAGCGAACAAGTCAATGGTTAGCAATCATCTCCAAACGTCTGTCTTGCCATTGGACACAGATAGGCCGATATGAAAAAGTGAGGCTGACGATTTATGcatctctccctcactttaatcCAAGTCCAGCACACACAACTTAGACCCATTCCGCCACGTAAAGTCCTGTGGCGAATGACCAAGCAGTACGTGCTGATACACTGGAAGCTGTagtcacaaacctgcacacaggcggcccaGGGCATCGGGTCGTTCTCCGCTGGAACAAAGCAGCAGTGGCACTCGGCAGCCCCCTGGGTGTCcaagcagccctctttaggagtCGCTCTGCTCACCTCCAaagaggaaggggctagaaaatgTGCCTCATACATAGCCTGCTTCATCTTACCCTGTCCGGCACACCGCAGCAGGCAGCAgcggcagtggcagcagcagaggTGTTGGATTCGCCATCAGATCCAACCTTGCTCGTAAACTTGCCAAGGTCGGCTGATGACTTTTCAGCTTATATTTGGAAACAAGAGGAGTGCAACGCTGATCAGTGCATATTTCCCAAGATTGACCAAGCCAGATGACATCAAAGTTCTATGAAGAATTTATCGCCTTCATAGCTGCAGTCCCACAGTGAAAGAAGCTTATTATCCTCGGCGTCCTCAACGCCAGAGTGGTGACTGATACCTATAGTGGATGGGATCATTGGGAAACATGCTGCCGGCAAGTGTAAAAGCAATGGCATGCTGCTCAATAAGACATGCGCCAACCAACACCTCATTCTGCTTTCCTAACCGTAACAGGACATCTTGGATACATCGCGCTCTTGGCTCTGACATCTGATCAACTATGTCATCACCAGAAAGGACCTGCAATACGTTTGAGTGACAAAGGCTATGGTGTGGTTATGACTGCATGTATTCATTTTTTAATAATCTGGTGGTACAGAAATGAAAGGTCAGTGTTATACATTCACNNNNNNNNNNNNNNNNNNNNNNNNNNNNNNNNNNNNNNNNNNNNNNNNNNNNNNNNNNNNNNNNNNNNNNNNNNNNNNNNNNNNNNNNNNNNNNNNNNNNTGTCTTGTTCCACAGTGTGACTGGGGGTAAGAGATCAACCAGAGTACACGCTCGCTACCATCCATTTTCTTTCCCGCGCACACGTGGGCTGTGGCAAATGCgtaaatatacatacattcaagtacgacacacagtacacaaaaaagggtatgcacatacacaaacaagcaaacaaacactcaTGCCTTATCTGCACCTTAAAAAGAATACATAACAGATAcatgtttcatacacacacatacgcaggcgctcactcacacacacacacacacacacacacacacacacacacacacacacacacacacacacacacaaattccaccCAATTACCACATCCATCCAGCTCAACATCGTGATGGTCAGTTCtcgtgttgttgttacagttcaTCCCCTTCCCTTTCTGTTGTCCACACACAGGACGAAGCAGACGGTCGGTGGGGTCAGCACTGGGTCGGGAGAGACGGGACACGGGCAGTTTCCAGTTCACCATTGGCAGCGACACGTCCTGCCCTGAACTGTCTGATGACGTGTACTGCAACGGTCCTCTGGAACCTGGACAACAATACCTGTGGGTTGTCTTTCCTTCCTGCTCAGTCCTTGTCTGTGtccacttgtctgtctctctgtctgcctgtgccggTATACATTGTCAACAGAtgatgtttgattttattttgttctccatctgtctgtggcagaatggttaagacgctcagctgccaatacagagagtccgtgagggtgtgggttcgaatcccgctctcgccctttctcctaagtttgactggaaaatcaaactgagcgtctagtctttcggatgagacgataaaccgaggtcccgtgtgcagcacgcacttggcgcactgaaaaagaacccatggcaacgagagtgttgtcctctggcgaaattacgtaaaatgaaatccactttcataggtacacaaatatgtaagcatgcactcaaggcctgactaagcgcgttgggttatgctgctggtcaggcatctgctcaacagatgtggtgtagcgtgtatggatttgtccgaacgcagtgacgcctccttgagaaagtgaaactgaaaatgtgtcTGTCGGAACTCTTTGAATAATGTGGATGGTGCGCCTCTGTTACTGGCCTGTACAAGCTGTGTATGATATATCTATCTACTGATGGCAAGACAGGTTTATATCTGTTACTTTGTACAAACATGTAGACGTTACCATTACACGCAGCTCATACATGTGTTAGTACCTGTACCAGCGATTTATGGCAAGACGGGTTTATATCTATTGCTTTGTACAAACATGTTGACTGCACACAGTACTCGTGTATAAGCCAGCAAGCGTGATGACCTCAGAGTGGAGCCGTGTTCACTGGCTGACCAGTACTAGACACGCTCACCTCCCTTTGGAGCAATTGTTGAACTTTACCGATCATTcattcaaaatctgaaaatctcCTCATAATGAACATTATGCTGTCTAAGCaaacgaaggaggagaagaagagcaaTCATTGAAGGGAACAGCAGCCCCTGCTTCCTACCCATTGTGCATTCATCTCTTATTTCATGCTTCAGTCACAATTACCTTcctaccatcttcttcttccacttccatGAAGGCATCAggacatacacattcacatgcgcacgtgcacacacacacacacacacacacacacacacacacacacacacacacacacacacacattgagaaacCATTAAGAATGTattcggtttgttgttgttctttttattgcaTAAAAATGGTGTctatattgttgttgtgtttcaggGTGGTTGTGTTTTCCTGCACAAAAGGAGGATGTTCAGAAACCACAGAACCCAGTGAAGTGACCACTAAAGAGAAGGAAGGTAGGTGTTGCACTGACCTGAAGATGGTACATAGCACAGggataggggaggtggggggataggaataaagagaaagaaggtaGGTGTT
The window above is part of the Babylonia areolata isolate BAREFJ2019XMU chromosome 23, ASM4173473v1, whole genome shotgun sequence genome. Proteins encoded here:
- the LOC143298251 gene encoding uncharacterized protein LOC143298251, which translates into the protein MGTILSDKSMHIIRQPRTYTPTDKRFFRVGGTQLCVVLPSAVFAALRVKKCLNLDFPTPAVMWNRVLVLVFGMQILLQPTIVSETKLGQICPGYSFTHCVAGAECVDTPDYVFQCRLSVGQTCTNTSQCVPDTECHDTDGGGNKQCRILPGSPVNCAGDNDKCVTTAVCEVTTCKTNVGKTCISYINDFCRNGTECIDTGNSFRCLSSVGQPCTDNVQCACVPDAVCQDIGGGVKQCRIRVDSRRECGGDNTCVATAVCESGSCTEANKSMAAQGIGSFSAGTKQQWHSAAPWVSKQPSLGVALLTSKEEGARKCASYIACFILPCPAHRSRQQRQWQQQSVTGGRSRRSVGSALGRERRDTGSFQFTIGSDTSCPELSDDVYCNGPLEPGQQYLVVVFSCTKGGCSETTEPSEVTTKEKEDSQPIGGIVGGVVAVVAVIVIVVVVVVVIRRRRS